The Acidimicrobiia bacterium genome window below encodes:
- a CDS encoding beta-N-acetylhexosaminidase has translation MSADDIALFPRPRHLVVHDGAHVDVATLAVDRRVDESLPSEGFTLEVRSDGVRIAHADDAGARHAESVRAQLARRGHGTPPLDVADQPAFSVRGYMLDVSRDRVPTRDTLARLVEVLALARYNQLQLYTEHTFAYRDHEVVWRDASPLTPADIRWLDGVCAAAGIELVPNQNVFGHFGRWLAHDEYRARAESPDGFEMMPGVVLPPTVLAPTEDNARLALDLLHELLACFTSRRVHIGCDEAMELGQGVSRERAEQTSRGRVFLEHVLRIATPLLADGYEVQMWDDMLRHEPALLRELPAGVVPVPWTYEQPGAPVARPLPPWFDDLMARLGYAEGDLTDGFAHLLDHYGDVGRPYLLAPGTSTWNSLVGRVDNAFGNIDDAVRTGLDRRADGVLVTDWGDNGHLQPPVVSLPGILFGGAAAWCGDTSPDVDVTAAIDDLVLGDSTRRLGRVLDRIGRVWSRTGQHALNGSPLQAALVPDAMFFAFGEPDADAVRSVVDDLDAALDDIAASQPTSSDAAAATLQLTAATRLARHGAYRLLARAGAKAPDRREMADDLREAVELHRDSWLAVSRPGGLRDSIGPLERQLAE, from the coding sequence GTGAGCGCCGACGACATCGCACTCTTCCCCCGTCCGCGCCATCTCGTCGTCCACGACGGCGCGCACGTCGATGTGGCGACGCTCGCCGTCGACCGACGAGTCGACGAGTCGTTGCCGTCCGAGGGGTTCACGCTCGAGGTGCGGTCCGACGGCGTCAGGATCGCGCACGCCGACGACGCGGGGGCTCGTCATGCCGAGTCGGTTCGCGCGCAGCTCGCTCGGCGTGGCCACGGCACACCGCCGCTCGATGTGGCCGATCAACCCGCCTTCTCGGTGCGTGGATACATGCTCGACGTCTCCCGCGACCGCGTCCCGACCCGTGACACGCTCGCGAGGCTCGTCGAGGTGCTCGCGCTGGCGCGCTACAACCAGCTCCAGCTCTACACCGAGCACACCTTCGCGTACCGCGACCACGAGGTCGTGTGGCGCGACGCGTCGCCGCTCACGCCCGCCGACATCCGGTGGCTCGACGGAGTCTGCGCGGCCGCGGGCATCGAGCTCGTCCCGAACCAGAACGTCTTCGGCCACTTCGGCCGCTGGCTCGCGCACGACGAGTACCGCGCGCGAGCGGAGAGCCCGGACGGGTTCGAGATGATGCCGGGGGTCGTGCTGCCGCCGACGGTGCTCGCGCCGACCGAGGACAACGCGCGACTCGCGCTCGACCTGCTCCACGAGCTTCTCGCGTGCTTCACGAGTCGGCGCGTGCACATCGGCTGCGACGAGGCGATGGAGCTCGGCCAGGGCGTCAGCCGCGAACGCGCCGAGCAGACGTCACGCGGCCGGGTCTTCCTCGAGCACGTGCTGCGCATCGCGACGCCGTTGCTCGCAGACGGCTACGAGGTGCAGATGTGGGACGACATGCTGCGTCACGAGCCGGCGCTGCTGCGCGAGCTCCCGGCTGGCGTCGTCCCGGTGCCCTGGACCTACGAGCAGCCCGGCGCTCCCGTCGCGCGTCCGCTGCCGCCGTGGTTCGACGACCTGATGGCGCGGCTCGGGTACGCGGAAGGCGACCTCACGGACGGCTTCGCGCACCTGCTCGACCACTACGGCGACGTCGGGCGCCCGTACCTCCTCGCGCCGGGCACGTCGACGTGGAACTCGCTGGTCGGTCGGGTCGACAACGCGTTCGGGAACATCGACGACGCGGTCCGCACCGGCCTCGACCGGCGCGCGGACGGAGTCCTCGTGACCGACTGGGGCGACAACGGCCACCTGCAACCACCGGTCGTCAGCCTCCCCGGGATCCTGTTCGGTGGCGCCGCCGCGTGGTGCGGGGACACGAGCCCCGATGTCGACGTGACGGCCGCGATCGACGACCTCGTGCTGGGCGACTCGACGCGCCGCCTGGGGCGCGTGCTCGACCGCATCGGCCGGGTGTGGTCGCGCACCGGCCAACACGCGCTGAACGGCAGCCCGTTGCAGGCCGCGCTCGTGCCCGACGCCATGTTCTTCGCGTTCGGCGAACCCGATGCGGACGCGGTCCGTTCGGTCGTCGACGACCTCGACGCTGCGCTCGACGACATCGCTGCCTCGCAGCCGACGTCGAGCGACGCGGCCGCCGCCACGCTGCAGCTCACGGCGGCCACGCGGCTGGCGCGTCACGGTGCGTACCGCTTGCTCGCCCGCGCGGGTGCCAAGGCGCCCGATCGTCGGGAGATGGCTGACGACCTGCGCGAGGCCGTCGAACTCCACCGCGACTCCTGGCTCGCGGTGTCACGGCCCGGCGGCCTGCGCGACAGCATCGGCCCGCTCGAACGTCAGCTCGCGGAGTAG
- a CDS encoding nuclear transport factor 2 family protein: MSDVHDEIEAIKQLKARYFRLMDTKDWDAFRDVFTPDVEVDTSVDGGGVVHGADAFVTFLRGVIGDVTTVHQGHMPEITMTSPTTASGVWALDDRLWWPEGSPLRAMHGFGHYHETYEKTSGGWRIKTLRLTRLHRILETAE, encoded by the coding sequence ATGAGCGACGTGCACGACGAGATCGAGGCGATCAAGCAGCTGAAGGCCCGGTACTTCAGGCTGATGGACACGAAGGACTGGGACGCGTTCCGGGACGTGTTCACGCCCGACGTGGAGGTCGACACCTCCGTCGACGGTGGCGGTGTGGTGCACGGCGCGGACGCGTTCGTCACCTTCCTGCGCGGCGTGATCGGTGACGTCACGACCGTCCACCAGGGACACATGCCGGAGATCACGATGACGTCGCCGACGACCGCGTCGGGCGTCTGGGCACTCGACGACCGTCTCTGGTGGCCCGAGGGATCGCCGCTGCGCGCGATGCACGGGTTCGGTCACTACCACGAGACGTACGAGAAGACGAGCGGCGGCTGGCGCATCAAGACGCTTCGGCTCACGCGCCTGCATCGCATCCTGGAGACGGCCGAGTGA
- a CDS encoding phytanoyl-CoA dioxygenase family protein produces the protein MSDYAERFIREGMVAVEDALDPAFCEEVVARRLADIGVDEDDRSTWPTGPTHLAPTTVFALADVAPRAADVLYELVGGRDALAFSDLADNLIVNFPDPDVAWWPPEQWDAPTAGWHKDGDWFRHFLDSPEQGILGIVFWRDVTERQGATYAVADSIAPIARFLDEHREGVEPGGFPVREIVSRARDFRALTARQGTVVWAHPYVVHTASVNATDRLRIISNTTAMLRDPLVLSDAREHTPVERVVLDALGVDTLDFRPTGERARIVPERERRWKAEQERRPSR, from the coding sequence GTGAGTGACTACGCGGAACGATTCATACGCGAGGGAATGGTCGCCGTCGAGGACGCGCTCGACCCCGCGTTCTGCGAGGAGGTCGTGGCGCGCCGTCTCGCGGACATCGGCGTCGACGAGGACGACCGCTCGACGTGGCCGACGGGCCCCACCCATCTCGCACCGACGACCGTGTTCGCCCTGGCCGACGTCGCGCCGCGAGCCGCCGACGTCCTGTACGAGCTCGTCGGTGGGCGCGACGCGCTCGCCTTCAGCGACCTGGCCGACAACCTGATCGTCAACTTCCCGGACCCGGACGTGGCCTGGTGGCCGCCCGAGCAGTGGGACGCACCGACGGCCGGCTGGCACAAGGACGGCGACTGGTTCCGGCACTTCCTCGACAGCCCGGAGCAGGGGATCCTCGGCATCGTGTTCTGGCGCGACGTGACCGAACGGCAGGGCGCGACGTACGCGGTCGCCGACTCGATCGCGCCGATCGCGCGGTTCCTCGACGAGCACCGGGAGGGCGTCGAACCGGGCGGGTTCCCCGTTCGCGAGATCGTCTCCCGGGCGCGCGACTTCCGCGCCCTGACCGCCCGGCAGGGAACGGTGGTCTGGGCTCATCCGTACGTCGTGCACACCGCATCCGTGAACGCAACGGACCGTTTGCGGATCATCTCCAACACGACCGCGATGCTGCGCGATCCGCTCGTCCTCTCGGACGCGCGCGAGCACACGCCGGTCGAGCGCGTCGTCCTCGACGCGCTCGGCGTCGACACGCTGGACTTCCGCCCCACGGGCGAGCGCGCGCGGATCGTCCCGGAGCGCGAGCGTCGGTGGAAGGCCGAGCAGGAGCGCCGCCCGTCGCGATAG
- a CDS encoding TetR-like C-terminal domain-containing protein — translation MPPKRHAKPLDRDTVVRTAADIADREGWSAVTLSRVARELHRHVTSMYTHVDSLEALRRHVALLAATEMGELLWTAALGRSRDDALAAIADVYRSYPRQHPGRGEALLTYRQRDDAEFVAVTLRMSEPLRATLRSYGLDDSQVEHAHRVFSATLRGFSVGESVGLYEPLGDTDETYREILELFRTMLASGRWPGAARTSRTRTTRR, via the coding sequence GTGCCTCCGAAGCGTCACGCGAAGCCGCTCGACCGTGACACCGTCGTGCGGACGGCCGCGGACATCGCCGACCGCGAGGGTTGGTCCGCGGTCACGCTCTCGCGGGTCGCGCGCGAGCTGCATCGCCACGTCACGTCGATGTACACGCACGTCGACAGCCTCGAGGCGCTCCGACGGCACGTCGCACTGCTCGCCGCGACGGAGATGGGCGAGCTGCTGTGGACCGCCGCGCTCGGACGCTCGCGCGACGACGCCCTCGCGGCGATCGCGGACGTCTACCGCAGCTACCCCCGCCAGCACCCGGGGCGCGGCGAGGCGCTCCTGACGTACCGGCAGCGTGACGACGCCGAGTTCGTCGCGGTGACGTTGCGAATGAGCGAGCCGTTGCGCGCGACGTTGCGCTCGTACGGCCTCGACGACTCGCAGGTCGAGCACGCGCACCGCGTCTTCAGCGCGACCCTGCGCGGGTTCTCGGTCGGCGAGAGCGTCGGCCTCTACGAGCCCCTCGGCGACACCGACGAGACCTACCGCGAGATCCTCGAGCTGTTCCGCACGATGCTCGCATCCGGTCGGTGGCCGGGCGCCGCGCGCACGTCGCGTACGAGGACGACGCGCCGATGA
- a CDS encoding CoA transferase — MAGRRAHVAYEDDAPMTGALAGLRVLDVSWGIAGPMTTMLLADQGADVVKVEPPGGDPFRSLSGARVWHRGKRSAVLDLRDAHDRATFLALTDRADVVVESFTPGVTRRLGIDYETVHARNPRLVYGSITGYGRDTRDAQRPAYDALVAARTGLHWEQRGWWGGTIERLAGHEPAIPDLDVPDGAPQGAPRDGPLFPASYWPSLAACFIATSAVSAALRAREITGRGQLVETSLLQAALCLGLGSRQRVERPDAPGFVSWVPDARSPKGLFECADGRWVHHWVPNPRFVLGASAGETLRVPDDAATPRDDPTRIGMAPDELVVLLHYYPLMADAFRRFPADEWVRVAAQVGVVLQPVRSPEEALADPTLLADGCVTELDDPEVGRIRTVGLPYRMSETPGAIRRAAPRAGEHTDEVRVEATAPLRDRPAARDAPLRGPLDGVRVLDLGLAVAGPFGAQVLADLGADVVKVNALHDEWWHANHIAYSCNRGKRSIAVDLKNPRGLDVLHALVRDADVVMHNMRYDAAERLGVDYESLRRVNPALVYCHTRAFERGPRDGLPGNDQSGAALAGVEYEDGGCADGGRPIWSLTSMGDTGNGFLGAIGVIQALYHRERTGVGQFVDTSILYACLLNTSYAWTLADGTPGPRPRLDKMQLGLGPLYRLYQTADGWLCLAAVTDEHRDRLAKALGSALRDDLGAHLERVFRTRPAREWFELLDGHGVPCEVSSDSYAVEMFDDPELVDREWVVTYAHPLVGRLEQFGRVVDFSDTQPPIPRPPLVVGDHTREILTDAGLSTDEIDALVHDGVVRDGSR, encoded by the coding sequence GTGGCCGGGCGCCGCGCGCACGTCGCGTACGAGGACGACGCGCCGATGACCGGGGCGCTCGCCGGGCTGCGCGTCCTCGACGTCTCGTGGGGGATCGCCGGCCCGATGACGACGATGCTGCTCGCGGACCAGGGCGCCGACGTGGTGAAGGTCGAGCCACCAGGCGGTGACCCGTTCCGATCGCTCTCGGGCGCGCGGGTCTGGCACCGCGGCAAGCGGAGCGCGGTCCTCGACCTCCGCGACGCGCACGACCGTGCGACCTTCCTCGCGCTGACGGATCGCGCCGACGTGGTCGTGGAGAGCTTCACACCCGGCGTCACGCGGCGGCTCGGCATCGACTACGAGACGGTGCACGCGCGCAATCCGCGTCTCGTGTACGGGTCGATCACCGGGTACGGCCGCGACACCCGCGACGCGCAGCGTCCCGCGTACGACGCGCTCGTCGCGGCGCGCACGGGGTTGCACTGGGAGCAGCGCGGGTGGTGGGGCGGGACGATCGAGCGTCTCGCCGGCCACGAGCCCGCGATCCCCGACCTCGACGTCCCCGACGGCGCGCCCCAGGGCGCGCCGCGCGACGGGCCGCTGTTCCCCGCGTCGTACTGGCCGAGCCTCGCGGCGTGCTTCATCGCGACGAGCGCGGTCAGCGCCGCCTTGCGTGCGCGCGAGATCACCGGACGCGGACAGCTCGTCGAGACGTCGCTCTTGCAGGCCGCGCTCTGTCTCGGCCTCGGGAGCCGTCAGCGGGTCGAACGTCCCGACGCGCCCGGGTTCGTGTCGTGGGTGCCCGACGCGCGCTCGCCGAAGGGCCTGTTCGAGTGCGCGGACGGTCGCTGGGTGCACCACTGGGTGCCGAACCCGCGCTTCGTGCTCGGCGCGTCGGCGGGTGAGACGTTGCGCGTCCCCGACGACGCCGCCACGCCGCGCGACGACCCGACGCGCATCGGCATGGCACCCGATGAGCTCGTCGTGCTCCTGCACTACTACCCGCTGATGGCCGACGCGTTCCGGCGCTTCCCCGCCGACGAGTGGGTGCGGGTCGCTGCCCAGGTGGGTGTGGTGCTGCAACCGGTGCGGTCACCGGAGGAGGCCCTGGCGGATCCCACGCTGCTCGCCGACGGGTGCGTCACCGAGCTCGACGACCCGGAGGTCGGGCGCATCCGGACCGTCGGGTTGCCGTACAGGATGAGCGAGACGCCCGGCGCGATCCGCCGCGCCGCACCGCGCGCCGGCGAGCACACCGACGAGGTGCGTGTCGAGGCGACTGCGCCGTTGCGCGACCGGCCCGCCGCGCGCGACGCACCGTTGCGCGGTCCGCTCGACGGCGTGCGCGTGCTCGATCTCGGCCTCGCCGTCGCGGGTCCCTTCGGCGCGCAGGTCCTCGCCGACCTCGGCGCCGACGTCGTCAAGGTCAACGCGCTGCACGACGAGTGGTGGCACGCGAACCACATCGCCTACTCGTGCAACCGCGGCAAGCGCAGCATCGCGGTCGACCTGAAGAACCCGCGCGGCCTCGACGTGCTGCACGCGCTCGTGCGCGACGCGGACGTCGTCATGCACAACATGCGGTACGACGCGGCCGAGCGTCTCGGCGTCGACTACGAGTCGCTGCGGCGCGTCAACCCCGCGCTCGTCTACTGCCACACGCGTGCGTTCGAGCGCGGTCCACGCGACGGGCTGCCAGGCAACGACCAGAGCGGTGCCGCGCTCGCAGGCGTCGAGTACGAGGACGGCGGCTGCGCCGACGGGGGAAGGCCGATCTGGAGCCTCACCTCGATGGGGGACACGGGCAACGGGTTCCTCGGCGCCATCGGCGTGATCCAGGCGCTCTACCACCGCGAGCGGACCGGTGTCGGACAGTTCGTCGACACGTCGATCCTCTACGCGTGCCTGCTGAACACGTCGTACGCATGGACGTTGGCCGACGGGACGCCCGGCCCGCGACCGCGTCTCGACAAGATGCAGCTCGGTCTCGGCCCGCTCTACCGGCTCTACCAGACGGCCGACGGTTGGCTGTGTCTAGCCGCGGTGACGGACGAGCATCGCGACCGGCTCGCCAAGGCGCTCGGCTCCGCGCTTCGCGACGACCTGGGCGCGCACCTGGAACGGGTCTTCCGCACGCGCCCGGCGCGTGAGTGGTTCGAGCTGCTCGACGGGCACGGCGTGCCCTGCGAGGTCTCGTCCGACTCGTACGCCGTCGAGATGTTCGACGATCCCGAGCTGGTCGATCGCGAATGGGTCGTGACGTACGCGCACCCGCTCGTCGGGAGGCTGGAGCAGTTCGGCCGCGTCGTCGACTTCTCCGACACGCAGCCGCCGATCCCCCGCCCGCCGCTCGTCGTCGGCGACCACACGCGCGAGATCCTCACTGATGCGGGCCTCTCGACCGACGAGATCGACGCGCTCGTCCACGACGGTGTCGTGCGAGACGGCTCGCGGTAG
- a CDS encoding amidohydrolase family protein: MADGERLVSADSHVRLSHDQIKSHLAVKHHDEYDRAVDEFTARVMASGAGKANASAMQRYDHPAFNRPGHGDPYARLEDMDTDGVDAEVVYCEVSAYRYLYLLRDGWREATRAFNDAMHEFASADPKRLVVSYQIPIHDVAAAVDEVHRVAALGGKSLQLPVFPTELGQPDYFHERYDPLWSAISETSLPMCCHIGLNTALDDLTRRDPTPQNGVMVPMTGLSAGEALGMWMLTGVLERFPELKLVFVEPGLGWVAWYLWIVDDMATRQKYDFPELRELPSFYFHRNISLTVIDEPDGLQLLRHRIGVENIMWSTDYPHPVSTWPRSREIVDEQFAGIPAEERELIVSGNASRVWNL; this comes from the coding sequence ATGGCGGACGGTGAGCGGCTCGTCTCGGCGGACTCGCACGTCCGCCTGTCGCACGACCAGATCAAGTCGCACCTCGCGGTGAAGCACCACGACGAGTACGACCGCGCGGTCGACGAGTTCACCGCGCGCGTCATGGCGAGCGGTGCCGGCAAGGCCAACGCGTCGGCGATGCAGCGCTACGACCACCCCGCGTTCAACCGGCCCGGTCACGGCGATCCGTACGCGCGCCTCGAGGACATGGACACCGACGGAGTCGACGCGGAGGTCGTGTACTGCGAGGTGAGCGCGTACCGCTACCTCTACCTGCTGCGCGACGGGTGGCGCGAGGCGACGCGCGCGTTCAACGACGCGATGCACGAGTTCGCCAGCGCGGACCCGAAGCGGCTCGTCGTCTCGTATCAGATCCCGATCCACGACGTCGCCGCCGCCGTCGACGAGGTGCACCGCGTCGCCGCGCTCGGCGGCAAGTCGCTGCAGCTCCCCGTCTTCCCGACCGAGCTCGGTCAGCCCGACTACTTCCACGAGCGGTACGACCCGCTGTGGTCGGCGATCAGCGAGACGTCGTTGCCGATGTGCTGCCACATCGGCCTCAACACCGCGCTCGACGATCTCACGCGCCGCGACCCCACACCGCAGAACGGCGTCATGGTCCCGATGACCGGGCTGAGCGCGGGCGAGGCACTCGGCATGTGGATGCTCACCGGCGTCCTCGAGCGCTTCCCCGAGCTCAAGCTCGTGTTCGTCGAGCCGGGACTCGGCTGGGTGGCGTGGTACCTCTGGATCGTCGACGACATGGCCACGCGCCAGAAGTACGACTTCCCCGAGCTGCGAGAGCTCCCGAGCTTCTACTTCCACCGCAACATCTCGCTGACGGTCATCGACGAGCCCGACGGGCTGCAGCTGCTGCGTCACCGCATCGGGGTCGAGAACATCATGTGGTCGACCGACTACCCGCACCCGGTGTCGACCTGGCCGCGCTCGCGCGAGATCGTCGACGAGCAGTTCGCCGGCATCCCCGCCGAGGAGCGTGAGCTGATCGTCTCCGGCAACGCGTCACGCGTCTGGAACCTCTGA
- a CDS encoding Zn-ribbon domain-containing OB-fold protein: protein MPSVIPPVPGADDAFFWDGVRAGRLLLQACADCGAVRHPPAPMCARCRSLRHEARESTGRGTVYSWIVSRHPTEPDAQPRIVALVQLDEGVRLVSNLVDVEPADVHNDMPVEVVFVDHDGTVLPQFRPTTPFWEGSDTHGVHEASQKAGGA, encoded by the coding sequence ATGCCGTCGGTCATCCCGCCCGTCCCCGGCGCCGACGACGCCTTCTTCTGGGACGGCGTGCGCGCGGGCCGGCTGTTGCTGCAGGCGTGCGCGGACTGCGGCGCGGTGCGACACCCGCCGGCTCCGATGTGCGCGCGGTGTCGCTCGTTGCGCCACGAGGCGCGTGAGTCGACGGGGCGCGGCACCGTGTACTCGTGGATCGTGTCGCGCCACCCGACCGAGCCGGACGCGCAGCCGCGGATCGTCGCGCTCGTGCAGCTCGACGAAGGCGTGCGCCTCGTGTCGAACCTCGTGGACGTCGAGCCCGCCGACGTGCACAACGACATGCCGGTCGAGGTCGTGTTCGTCGACCACGACGGCACGGTCCTTCCCCAGTTCCGCCCCACGACCCCGTTTTGGGAAGGCTCAGACACACATGGTGTGCATGAGGCTTCACAGAAGGCGGGGGGAGCGTGA
- a CDS encoding Gfo/Idh/MocA family oxidoreductase, producing MTFRWGVVGPGAIAARFADGMTLVDGGTITAVASRALERANAYGDKYGIATRYASYEDLAADSEVDVVYVATPHSRHERDTVVLVEAGKHVLCEKPFALNTRQAQRMVDAARAHGVFLMEAMWTRFLPSYRALVDVLGRGRIGAPLVVEADFGFRMPVVPEHRLFDASLGGGSLLDLGVYPVQLCSLVLGTPDRVVADGAIGETGVDERVAGVLHHADGSLGVVKAAIRASLSCTARITGTDGWVELPAFMHCPDWITVGGPGGVERIDAAYAGDGLRFQVDEVHRCIGDGRTESDIMPLDETLRIMTTLDAMRAQLGVVYPGE from the coding sequence ATGACGTTCCGGTGGGGCGTGGTCGGGCCGGGCGCGATCGCCGCGCGGTTCGCCGACGGCATGACGCTCGTCGACGGCGGCACGATCACCGCGGTCGCGTCACGCGCGCTCGAGCGCGCGAACGCGTACGGCGACAAGTACGGCATCGCGACCAGGTATGCGAGCTACGAGGACCTCGCCGCGGACTCCGAGGTCGACGTCGTGTACGTCGCGACCCCGCACTCGCGGCACGAGCGGGACACCGTGGTGCTCGTCGAGGCGGGCAAGCACGTGCTGTGCGAGAAGCCCTTCGCGCTGAACACGCGGCAGGCACAGCGCATGGTCGACGCGGCGCGCGCGCACGGCGTCTTCCTCATGGAGGCGATGTGGACGCGCTTCCTCCCCTCGTACCGTGCGCTGGTCGACGTGCTGGGCCGCGGCCGGATCGGCGCACCGCTCGTCGTCGAGGCGGACTTCGGGTTCCGGATGCCGGTCGTACCGGAGCACCGGTTGTTCGACGCGAGCCTCGGCGGCGGCTCGCTCCTGGATCTCGGCGTGTACCCCGTGCAGCTGTGCTCGCTCGTGCTCGGCACTCCCGACCGCGTCGTCGCCGACGGCGCGATCGGGGAGACGGGTGTCGACGAGCGGGTCGCCGGCGTCCTGCACCACGCCGATGGATCGCTCGGCGTCGTGAAGGCCGCGATCCGCGCGTCGTTGAGCTGCACGGCGCGCATCACGGGGACGGACGGCTGGGTCGAGCTCCCCGCGTTCATGCACTGCCCGGACTGGATCACCGTCGGCGGTCCCGGTGGGGTGGAGCGCATCGATGCCGCGTACGCCGGTGACGGACTGCGCTTCCAGGTCGACGAGGTGCACCGCTGCATCGGCGACGGACGCACCGAGAGCGACATCATGCCGCTCGACGAGACGCTGCGCATCATGACGACGCTCGACGCCATGCGCGCGCAGCTGGGCGTCGTCTACCCGGGCGAGTAG
- a CDS encoding ABC transporter substrate-binding protein, which produces MNGGALRRWGVAAVIVAVVATACTTSRGNKAAKTTGRSSASSQGEALGQGVTAGTIKIGFSYIDLEALAKTGIIKIDHGPYEQIITALVDDLNKRGGINGRQVELVTAKFSAIGNTDQLAACTKFTEDDKVFAVLNGFLGNNDLCVVQQHQTILIGGTSSDAQHAQARAPWVTWDPSAERSIDALVRALGEAGDLKGHTIAVYAAQAAYKPLLDVGAKALKDAGYKVADVAFNDAPDNDVQAAAAQDKVIAQRMTSERVDTVVDVGQFIPGADFDAAGFHPRLYSTSVGNIAAAVFTNPLGKFPLVAGLAAPGAELSDPAMQRCVQVWKQATGKDIVGPEQEDLQGRSSGYVAMQIACSSLDLFTAAAKAAGKNLNNETFAKGLATLSHIDLPDAPDASFGPDKFDGQDRFQLQKLDPTWKQGSGKPQFVDVGPAFTLTR; this is translated from the coding sequence ATGAACGGCGGGGCGCTTCGGAGGTGGGGCGTCGCGGCGGTCATCGTCGCCGTCGTCGCGACCGCGTGCACGACGTCGCGCGGCAACAAGGCCGCGAAGACGACGGGCCGGTCGAGCGCGTCGTCGCAGGGTGAGGCGCTCGGCCAGGGCGTCACCGCCGGCACGATCAAGATCGGGTTCTCCTACATCGACCTCGAGGCGCTCGCCAAGACGGGGATCATCAAGATCGACCACGGCCCGTACGAGCAGATCATCACCGCGCTCGTCGACGACCTGAACAAGCGGGGCGGGATCAACGGCCGGCAGGTCGAGCTCGTGACGGCCAAGTTCTCGGCGATCGGCAACACGGACCAGCTCGCCGCGTGCACGAAGTTCACCGAGGACGACAAGGTCTTCGCCGTCCTCAACGGGTTCCTCGGCAACAACGACCTCTGCGTCGTGCAGCAGCACCAGACGATCTTGATCGGCGGCACGTCCAGCGACGCGCAGCACGCCCAGGCCCGCGCACCGTGGGTGACGTGGGACCCGAGCGCCGAGCGGTCCATCGACGCGCTCGTTCGGGCGCTCGGCGAGGCCGGTGACCTGAAGGGCCACACGATCGCGGTGTACGCGGCGCAGGCCGCGTACAAGCCCCTGCTCGACGTCGGCGCGAAGGCGCTGAAGGACGCCGGCTACAAGGTCGCGGACGTCGCGTTCAACGACGCGCCCGACAACGACGTGCAGGCCGCGGCCGCGCAGGACAAGGTCATCGCGCAACGGATGACGAGCGAGCGGGTCGACACCGTCGTCGACGTGGGGCAGTTCATCCCGGGTGCCGACTTCGACGCCGCCGGGTTCCACCCGCGGCTGTACTCGACGTCCGTCGGCAACATCGCCGCCGCCGTCTTCACGAACCCGCTGGGCAAGTTCCCGCTCGTCGCCGGTCTCGCCGCGCCCGGCGCCGAGCTCTCCGACCCCGCGATGCAGCGCTGCGTCCAGGTGTGGAAGCAGGCGACCGGCAAGGACATCGTCGGCCCCGAGCAGGAAGACCTGCAGGGCAGGTCGAGCGGGTACGTCGCGATGCAGATCGCGTGCTCCTCGCTCGACCTGTTCACCGCGGCGGCGAAGGCCGCGGGGAAGAACCTGAACAACGAGACGTTCGCGAAGGGGCTCGCGACGCTGAGCCACATCGACCTGCCGGACGCGCCGGACGCGTCGTTCGGACCGGACAAGTTCGACGGGCAGGACCGGTTCCAGCTCCAGAAGCTGGACCCGACCTGGAAGCAGGGCTCGGGCAAGCCGCAGTTCGTCGACGTCGGCCCGGCGTTCACGCTGACGAGATAG
- a CDS encoding DeoR/GlpR family DNA-binding transcription regulator — protein MTTVNSIDRLAQIRARVDAEGRVRVSDLALELDVSEMTIRRDLDTLAEQGLVRRVRGGAMALGPQLFADRFRQQTRAKDRIAAKLAVLVGETGAIGVDASTTLQRLARSIDGARDLTVVTNGPEAFAALQDRPGVTALLTGGQLDRRTGSLVGPLAARAARDVALRRLFVSAAGIDPSGTTETTLEEADVKLALADVSGEIVVAVDHTKLGQRGSARCLPVERIDVLVTDLDPKDRRLDAYRRTLKVV, from the coding sequence GTGACGACCGTCAATTCCATCGACCGCCTGGCGCAGATCCGCGCGCGCGTCGACGCCGAGGGTCGCGTGCGCGTCAGCGACCTCGCGCTCGAGCTCGACGTCTCCGAGATGACCATCCGGCGCGACCTCGACACGCTCGCGGAGCAAGGCCTGGTCCGGCGCGTCCGCGGCGGTGCGATGGCCCTCGGTCCACAGCTGTTCGCCGACCGCTTCCGTCAGCAGACGCGCGCGAAGGATCGCATCGCCGCGAAGCTCGCGGTCCTGGTGGGCGAGACGGGGGCGATCGGCGTCGACGCGTCGACGACGTTGCAGCGGCTCGCACGCTCGATCGACGGCGCGCGCGACCTCACGGTCGTGACGAACGGTCCCGAGGCGTTCGCCGCGCTGCAGGACCGGCCCGGCGTCACCGCGCTGCTGACGGGCGGGCAGCTCGACCGCAGGACCGGAAGTCTCGTGGGTCCCCTCGCGGCGCGGGCGGCGCGTGATGTGGCGCTCCGGCGCCTGTTCGTCTCGGCCGCCGGGATCGACCCGAGCGGTACGACGGAGACGACGCTCGAGGAGGCGGACGTGAAGCTCGCGCTGGCGGACGTCAGCGGCGAGATCGTCGTCGCCGTCGACCACACGAAGCTCGGCCAGCGCGGGTCGGCCCGCTGCCTCCCCGTGGAGCGGATCGACGTCCTCGTGACCGACCTGGATCCGAAGGACCGGCGCCTCGACGCGTACCGGCGCACCTTGAAGGTGGTGTGA